One Panicum virgatum strain AP13 chromosome 3N, P.virgatum_v5, whole genome shotgun sequence DNA segment encodes these proteins:
- the LOC120666535 gene encoding wiskott-Aldrich syndrome protein homolog, which translates to MDCIVRTWLLGTISDDLADTVSERRATARDIWLAIESQFLGNQATRALYADADFRNFCQGGLSVADYCRLYKRKAEDLRDLGEPVSDRTLVLNINRGLNERFEAIGLHLRRTNPLPSFLQVRVDLQIEELTMAKTAPATALFSSSSGGKGSSNGARLPGAPPQHQQGTPRLSSGGSSRRGGKKHGGGGAGGSNSGGGYGAGNAGGRPGSGGNSASSASTASGGQGLGAGGFWPSYHNPWTGSIHMWPEPRGPPRPSPAGPAQPPHAFIAGSPGQWAGQWGVPAPNPPMGPPAASLYTTSWDQQALAAQFQTVHLQQPPQHDWYFDTGATNHVASDAGTLFHYPYLYLLSH; encoded by the coding sequence ATGGACTGCATCGTGCGGACTTGGCTTCTCGGCACCATCTCCGACGACCTCGCCGACACCGTCTCCgagcgccgcgccaccgcccgcgaCATTTGGCTCGCCATCGAGTCCCAATTTCTCGGGAATCAGGCGACGCGCGCCCTGTACGCCGACGCCGACTTCCGCAACTTCTGTCAAGGCGGCCTCTCCGTCGCTGACTACTGTCGGCTCTACAAGCGCAAGGCGGAGGATCTCCGCGACCTCGGCGAACCCGTCTCCGACCGCACCCTCGTCCTCAACATCAATCGCGGCCTCAACGAACGGTTCGAAGCCATCGGCCTCCACCTTCGCCGCACCAACCCCTTGCCCAGCTTCCTGCAGGTCCGAGTTGATCTTCAGATTGAGGAGCTGACCATGGCCAAGACTgcccccgccaccgccctcTTCTCCAGCTCCAGTGGCGGCAAGGGCTCCTCCAACGGGGCTCGCCTGCCCGGCGCCCCCCCGCAGCACCAGCAAGGAACCCCTAGACTCTCCTCTGGTGGCTCCTCTAGGCGCGGCGGCAAGAAacacgggggcggcggcgcaggcggcagcAACTCTGGGGGCGGCTACGGCGCCGGGAACGCCGGCGGACGGCCCGGCAGCGGAGGCaactccgcctcctctgcttcgaCTGCGTCTGGCGGCCAAGGCCTAGGAGCTGGCGGCTTTTGGCCTAGCTATCACAACCCGTGGACAGGCTCCATTCATATGTGGCCCGAGCCTCGTGGTCCGCCCCGCCCGTCGCCTGCTGGGCCGGCCCAGCCCCCTCACGCCTTCATCGCTGGGTCGCCTGGTCAGTGGGCCGGTCAGTGGGGTGTCCCAGCCCCAAATCCACCGATGGGCCCTCCTGCCGCCAGCCTCTACACTACTAGCTGGGATCAGCAGGCTTTGGCGGCCCAATTTCAGACGGTCCATCTTCAACAGCCTCCTCAGCACGACTGGTATTTTGATACTGGAGCCACAAACCATGTTGCCTCCGATGCTGGTACTCTCTTCCACTACCCCTACCTCTATTTACTCTCCCACTAA